Proteins from one Bos taurus isolate L1 Dominette 01449 registration number 42190680 breed Hereford chromosome 7, ARS-UCD2.0, whole genome shotgun sequence genomic window:
- the BRD8 gene encoding bromodomain-containing protein 8 translates to MATGTGKHKLLSTGPTEPWSIREKLCLASSVMRSGDQNWVSVSRAIKPFAEPGRPPDWFSQKHCASQYSELLETTETPKRKRGEKGEVVETVEDVIVRKLTAERVEELKKVIKETQEKYRRLKRDAELIQAGHMDSRLDELCNDIAMKKKLEEEEAEVKRKATDAAYQARQAVKTPPRRLPTVMVRSPIDSASPGGDYPLGDLSATTMEEAASGVTPGTLPSTPVTSFPGIPDTLPPGSAPLEAPMTPVTDDSPQKKMLGQKATPPPSPLLSELLKKGSLLPTSPRLVNESEMAVASGHLNSTGVLLEVGGVLPMIHGGEMQQTPSTVAASPAASGTPTLSRLLEAGPTQFTTPLASFTTVASEPPVKLVAPPVESVSQATIVMMPALPAPSSAPAVSTPESVAPVSQPDTCVPMEAVGDPHTVTVSMDSNEISMIINSIKEECFRSGVAEAPGGSKAPSIDGKEDLDLAEKMDIAVSYTGEELDFETVGDIIAIIEDKVDDHPEVLDVAAVEAALSFCEENDDPQSLPGPWEHSIQQERDKPVPLPAPEMTVKQERLDFEDTESKGIHELVDIREPGVEIKMEPAEPEQGISGAEMVSGVVPATNMEPPELRSQDLDEEPRSIATGEITEADVSSRKGDETPLTAVKTEASPESMLSPSHVVSNPIEDPLEAETQHKFEMSDSLKEESGTIFGSQIKDAPGEDEEEDGVSEAASLEEPKEEDQGEGYLSEMDNEPPVSESDDGFSIHNATLQSHTLADSIPSSPASSQFSVCSEDQEAIQAQKIWKKAIMLVWRAAANHRYANVFLQPVTDDIAPGYHSIVQRPMDLSTIKKNIENGLIRSTAEFQRDIMLMFQNAVMYNSSDHDVYHMAVEMQRDVLEQIQQFLATQLIMQTSESGISAKSLRGRDSTRKQDASEKDSVPMGSPAFLLSLFDGGTRGRRCAIEADMKMKK, encoded by the exons ATGGCGACGGGAACGGGCA AACATAAGCTGCTGAGTACTGGCCCTACAGAGCCATGGTCCATCCGAGAAAAGCTGTGTTTAGCGTCTTCTGTCATGAGGAGTGGCGATCAAAATTG GGTATCAGTTAGCAGAGCAATCAAGCCCTTTGCAGAACCTGGCCGCCCTCCAGACTGGTTCTCTCAAAAA CACTGTGCTTCCCAGTACTCAGAGCTTCTAGAGACCACTGAGACCCCAAA aCGGAAACGGGGTGAAAAGGGAGAAGTGGTAGAAACCGTTGAAGATGTCATTGTTCGGAAACTGACTGCTGAGCGAGTTGAGGAACTAAAGAAAGTGATAAAAGAAACCCAGGAAAAATATAG ACGACTGAAAAGAGATGCAGAACTAATTCAAGCTGGGCACATGGACAGCAGACTGGATGAACTTTGCAATGACATTGCGAT GAAAAAGAAACTGGAAGAAGAGGAGGCTGAAGTAAAGAGGAAGGCTACAGATGCAGCATATCAGG CCCGTCAAGCAGTAAAAACACCCCCTCGGAGGTTACCTACTGTGATGGTCCGCTCTCCTATAGATTCTGCCTCCCCTGGAGGTGATTATCCACTTGGGGACTTGtctgcaaccactatggaagaggCCGCCTCTGGG GTAACCCCTGGGACTTTGCCGAGTACCCCAGTCACCTCGTTTCCTGGAATTCCTGACACCCTTCCTCCAGGCTCTGCACCCTTAGAAGCCCCCATGACCCCAGTAACAGATGATTCACCCCAGAAAAAGATGCTTGGACAGAAAGCAACTCCACCCCCTTCCCCTCTGCTGTCAGAGCTCTTGAAGAAGGGCAGCCTCCTGCCTACTAGCCCCAGACTG GTCAATGAGAGTGAAATGGCTGTGGCTTCTGGCCACCTGAACAGTACAGGTGTCCTCTTGGAGGTAGGCGGGGTCCTTCCCATGATACATGGTGGGGAGATGCAGCAAACACCCAGCACTGTTGCAGCCTCCCCTGCTGCCTCAG GTACTCCCACTCTTTCCCGGCTTTTAGAAGCTGGTCCTACACAGTTCACCACACCTCTTGCTTCCTTCACTACTGTTGCCAGTGAACCTCCAGTTAAACTTGTGGCACCCCCTGTAGAATCTGTATCCCAGGCTACCATTGTCATGATGCCTGCGCTGCCAGCACCATCCTCTGCTCCGGCTGTCTCCACTCCTGAGAGTGTAGCTCCAG TGAGTCAGCCTGACACCTGTGTTCCCATGGAGGCTGTGGGGGATCCACATACTGTGACTGTTTCCATGGATAGCAATGAAATCTCCATGATCATCAATTCTATCAAAGAAGAGTGTTTCCGATCAGGGGTAGCAGAGGCCCCTGGAGGATCAAAGGCCCCCAGCATTGATGGGAAGGAAGATTTAGATCTGGCTGAGAAGATGGATATTGCAGTGTCTTACACAGGTGAAGAGCTGGATTTTGAAACTGTTGGGGACATCATTGCCATCATCGAGGACAAG GTAGATGATCATCCCGAAGTGCTGGATGTGGCCGCAGTGGAAGCAGCTCTGTCATTCTGTGAAGAGAATGATGATCCCCAGTCACTCCCTGGCCCCTGGGAGCACTCTATCCAGCAGGAACGGGATAAGCCAGTACCTCTCCCTGCACCAGAGATGACAGTCAAGCAAGAGAGGCTGGACTTTGAAGacacagaaagcaaaggaatCCACGAACTGGTGGACATCAGGGAGCCTGGTGTTGAGATCAAAATGGAACCTGCAGAACCAGAGCAAGGCATTTCAGGGGCTGAAATGGTATCTGGAGTTGTTCCAGCCACAAATATGGAGCCACCAGAACTCAGGAGTCAGGACTTAGACGAGGAACCCAGAAGTATAGCAACTGGAGAAATTACTGAAGCAGATGTTTCCAGTAGGAAAGGTGATGAGACTCCGCTTACAGCAGTGAAGACAGAG GCATCCCCTGAAAGCATGTTGTCTCCATCACATGTTGTCTCAAATCCCATTGAAGATCCTTTAGAGGCAGAGACTCAGCACAAGTTTGAAATGtcag ACTCATTGAAAGAAGAATCAGGGACTATTTTTGGAAGCCAGATAAAG GATGCCCCAGGTGAGGATGAGGAGGAAGATGGAGTCAGTGAAGCGGCAAGCCTAGAGGAGCCTAAGGAAGAAGATCAAGGAGAAGGCTATTTGTCAGAAATGGATAACGAACCCCCTGTGAGTGAGAGTGACGATGGCTTTAGCATTCACAATGCTACGCTACAGTCCCACACACTGGCAGACTCCATCCCCAGCAGCCCTGCTTCTTCACAGTT CTCTGTCTGTAGTGAGGATCAGGAAGCTATTCAGGCACAGAAAATCTGGAAGAAAGCCATCATGCTTGTATGGAGAGCTGCAGCTAATCATAG GTATGCCAATGTCTTCCTCCAGCCTGTTACAGATGACATAGCACCTGGCTACCACAGCATTGTACAGAG GCCTATGGATTTGTCAACTAttaagaaaaacattgaaaatgGACTGATCCGCAGCACAGCTGAATTTCAGCGTGACATTATGCTGATGTTCCAGAATGCTGTGATGTATAATAGCTCAGACCACGATGTCTACCATATGGCAGTAGAAATGCAGCGAGATGTTTTGGAGCAGATCCAG